One Hevea brasiliensis isolate MT/VB/25A 57/8 chromosome 5, ASM3005281v1, whole genome shotgun sequence genomic region harbors:
- the LOC110664288 gene encoding bifunctional TH2 protein, mitochondrial isoform X2: protein MRLPFLAPNPSKTPLFHLILLSHSLRSNSINLPRRFSTRRSSLPRMAIPPKLVSSSSSSFPTTARGSSEEGLANKLWIKFRRESIFAMYTPFVVCLAAGNLKIETFRHCISQDFHFLKAFAHAYKLAEECADDDDAKLAITKLRKGVLEELKMHNSFVLEWGIDPSKEETINSATVRYTDFLLATASGKVEGVEGPDKHATPFERTKVAAYTLGAMTPCMRLYAFLAKEFQALVDSEDGSHPYKKWIDNYSSEGIEASALQTEDLLDNLSIPLTSEELDIIEKLYHQAMKLEIEFFNVQPLSQSTVVPLTKEHKPVEDRLVIFSDFDLTCTIFYSSAILAEIAIVMAPKSDQAQPENQIARMSSAELRKAWVLLSGQYTEEYEQCIESILPPEKVEFNYEVLCKALEQLSDFERKANARVVESGVLKGLNLEDIKRAGERLILQDGCTSFFQKIVKNENLNANIHVVSNCRCADLIRSAFSSDDGGFFDRMVAAIKLVDESILTAFMQKVRAEAIIKHDDRLAAYVPKKSRGHRQRLDIKPHSHSSLFLHVKSSRSMNENKKRVSGK from the exons aTGCGCCTACCTTTCCTCGCTCCAAACCCAAGCAAAACCCCACTATTCCATCTCATCTTGCTCTCTCACTCGCTCCGATCCAACTCTATCAACTTGCCCAGACGTTTCTCAACTCGGAGATCGTCACTTCCTAGAATGGCGATCCCTCCTAAGCTAGTatcctcttcctcttcttctttccctACTACTGCTAGAGGAAGCAGCGAGGAAGGTCTCGCTAATAAATTGTGGATCAAGTTCCGCCGAGAATCGATTTTCGCTATGTACACTCCCTTCGTCGTTTGTTTGGCTGCTGGAAACCTTAAGATTGAGACTTTTAGGCATTGCATCTCCCAAGATTTTCACTTCCTCAAAGCCTTCGCCCATGC gTATAAATTGGCAGAAGAGTGTGCTGATGATGATGATGCAAAGCTAGCTATCACCAAGTTGAGGAAGGGGGTCTTAGAGGAGCTAAAGATGCACAATTCATTTGTACTG GAATGGGGTATAGACCCTTCTAAAGAGGAGACTATCAATTCTGCAACTGTAAGATACACAGATTTCTTGTTGGCTACAGCCTCTGGGAAGGTCGAAGGAGTTGAAGGTCCTGATAAACATGCAACTCCTTTTGAAAGAACCAAAGTTGCAGCTTATACTCTTGGTGCCATGACACCTTGCATGCGGCTTTACGCTTTTCTAGCTAAGGAGTTTCAAGCACTTGTAGATTCAGAGGATGGTAGTCATCCTTACAAGAAGTGGATTGACAATTACTCATCTGAGGGTATTGAG GCATCAGCTCTGCAAACTGAAGACTTGCTGGATAACCTTAGTATCCCTTTGACAAGCGAAGAGCTTGACATCATTGAAAAGCTTTATCACCAAGCCATGAAACTTGAAATAGAGTTCTTCAATGTGCAGCCACTTTCTCAGTCCACTGTCGTTCCTCTAACAAAAGAGCATAAACCTGTAGAAGATCGCCTTGTGATATTTTCTGATTTTGATTTGACATGCACCATTTTTTATTCCTCTGCCATTTTGGCAGAGATTGCAATTGTAATGGCACCAAAATCTGATCAGGCTCAACCGGAGAATCAAATTGCTAGGATGTCATCAGCTGAGCTGAGGAAAGCTTGGGTTCTTCTCTCTGGACAGTATACAGAAGAGTATGAACAATGCATTGAAAGCATTCTGCCCCCTGAAAAAG TGGAGTTCAACTATGAAGTTCTGTGTAAAGCACTCGAGCAACTTTCAGACTTTGAGCGAAAGGCAAATGCTAGAGTGGTTGAATCTGGAGTTCTCAAGGGTCTGAATCTTGAAGACATAAAAAGAGCTGGTGAACGACTGATTCTTCAAGATGGCTGCACCAGTTTTTTTCAGAAAATTGTGAAGAATGAAAATTTGAATGCTAATATACATGTGGTCTCAAATTGTCGGTGTGCTGATCTCATCAGATCTGCTTTCTCATCAG ATGATGGTGGGTTTTTCGATAGAATGGTGGCTGCGATCAAGTTAGTGGACGAAAGTATTCTGACTGCTTTTATGCAAAAAGTAAGAGCTGAAGCCATAATCAAGCATGATGACCGACTTGCTGCATATGTGCCCAAGAAAAGCAGGGGCCATAGACAACGCTTAGACATAAAACCACATTCTCATTCATCTTTATTTCTTCATGTGAAGTCTTCTAGAAGCATGAACGAGAACAAGAAAAGGGTTAGTGGCAAGTGA
- the LOC131180051 gene encoding B3 domain-containing protein At2g31420-like, with product MNEIKRRVCGKRCSESGNNTEDEQKKRKLLKRPNRTCFANIGSETPPDVPDEWWDKIRTKGGTDVKLVIMKQMFTTDLNPHHDRFSIPFKQIRDSNFLTEDEKSKLKEQKENIPVTLMEPCGDESKMLLRQWNLKSSSTYVLTSSWKKVLERNHQGSSGKFKQNDIVQLWSFRRNGELWLALFKVGDASTTPSGSGSKGENGDGANFLLATTFGKVEIKGPGKLATSFKRTKVAAYTLSATTSKALIDLEDGSHPYEK from the exons ATGAATGAAATCAAGAGAAGGGTCTGTGGCAAACGATGCTCTGAAAGTGGTAACAATACTGAAGATGAACAGAAGAAAAGGAAATTACTGAAGAGACCAAACAGGACCTGTTTTGCAAATATTGGTTCCGAGACGCCACCTGACGTGCCTGATGAGTGGTGGGATAAAATTCGAACAAAAGGAGGCACTGATGTGAAGTTGGTGATAATGAAACAGATGTTTACTACTGATTTAAATCCTCACCATGATCGATTCTCAATCCCTTTTAAGCAGATAAGAGATTCCAATTTTCTTACAGAGGATGAGAAGAGCAAGTTAAAGGAGCAGAAGGAGAACATACCTGTAACACTCATGGAACCTTGTGGTGATGAGTCTAAGATGTTGCTAAGGCAGTGGAATTTGAAAAGTAGCAGTACCTATGTGTTGACATCGAGTTGGAAGAAAGTCTTGGAAAGGAATCATCAGGGATCATCAGGGAAATTCAAACAAAATGACATAGTGCAGCTTTGGTCTTTCAGGCGCAATGGAGAACTCTGGTTGGCACTTTTTAAGGTTGGGGATGCAAGTACCACTCCTAGTGGCAGTGGCAGTAAAGGGGAGAACGGGGATGGTGCAA ATTTCCTGTTAGCTACAACCTTTGGGAAGGTTGAAATTAAAGGTCCTGGTAAACTTGCAACTTCTTTTAAAAGAACAAAAGTTGCAGCTTATACTCTTAGTGCCACGACATCTAAAGCACTTATAGATTTAGAGGATGGTAGTCATCCTTACGAGAAgtga
- the LOC131180198 gene encoding putative B3 domain-containing protein At2g27410 yields MVAAIKSVEESILIAFVQQVRAEAISKHDDRLAAPVPKKSRGHGQRQDKKPLSHLSLFLHEKSSGSMNEIKRRVCGKRCSESGNNNEDEQKKRKLLKRPNRTCFANIGSETPPDMPDEWWDKIRTKGGTDVKLVIMKQMFATDLNPHHDRFSIPFKQIRDSSFLTEDEKSKLKEQKENIPVTLMEPCGDESKMLLRQWNLKSSSTYVLTSSWKKVLERNHQGSSGKFKQNDIVQLWSFRRNGELLLALFKVGDASTTPSGSGSKGENGDGASTSHRTMLDLELHL; encoded by the coding sequence ATGGTGGCTGCGATCAAGTCAGTGGAAGAAAGTATTCTGATTGCTTTTGTGCAACAAGTAAGAGCTGAAGCCATAAGCAAGCATGATGACCGACTTGCTGCACCTGTGCCCAAGAAAAGCAGGGGCCATGGACAACGCCAAGACAAGAAACCTCTTTCTCATTTGTCTTTATTTCTTCATGAGAAGTCCTCTGGAAGCATGAATGAAATCAAGAGAAGGGTCTGTGGCAAACGATGCTCTGAAAGTGGTAACAATAATGAAGATGAACAGAAGAAAAGGAAATTGCTGAAGAGACCAAACAGGACCTGTTTTGCAAATATTGGTTCCGAGACGCCACCTGACATGCCTGATGAGTGGTGGGATAAAATTCGAACAAAAGGAGGCACTGATGTGAAGTTGGTGATAATGAAACAGATGTTTGCTACTGATTTAAATCCTCACCATGATCGTTTCTCAATCCCTTTTAAGCAGATAAGAGATTCCAGTTTTCTTACAGAGGATGAGAAGAGCAAGTTAAAGGAGCAGAAGGAGAACATACCTGTAACACTCATGGAACCTTGTGGTGATGAGTCTAAGATGTTGCTAAGGCAGTGGAATTTGAAAAGTAGCAGTACCTATGTGTTGACATCGAGTTGGAAGAAAGTCTTGGAAAGGAATCATCAGGGATCATCAGGGAAATTCAAACAAAATGACATAGTGCAGCTTTGGTCTTTCAGGCGCAATGGAGAACTCTTGTTGGCACTGTTTAAGGTTGGGGATGCAAGTACCACTCCTAGCGGCAGTGGCAGTAAAGGGGAGAACGGGGATGGTGCAAGTACTAGTCATCGTACAATGTTGGACCTGGAACTACATTTATAA
- the LOC110664288 gene encoding bifunctional TH2 protein, mitochondrial isoform X3 translates to MQECADDDDAKLAITKLRKGVLEELKMHNSFVLEWGIDPSKEETINSATVRYTDFLLATASGKVEGVEGPDKHATPFERTKVAAYTLGAMTPCMRLYAFLAKEFQALVDSEDGSHPYKKWIDNYSSEGIEASALQTEDLLDNLSIPLTSEELDIIEKLYHQAMKLEIEFFNVQPLSQSTVVPLTKEHKPVEDRLVIFSDFDLTCTIFYSSAILAEIAIVMAPKSDQAQPENQIARMSSAELRKAWVLLSGQYTEEYEQCIESILPPEKVEFNYEVLCKALEQLSDFERKANARVVESGVLKGLNLEDIKRAGERLILQDGCTSFFQKIVKNENLNANIHVVSNCRCADLIRSAFSSEIFFSLEKGEIKMGRVLDADDGGFFDRMVAAIKLVDESILTAFMQKVRAEAIIKHDDRLAAYVPKKSRGHRQRLDIKPHSHSSLFLHVKSSRSMNENKKRVSGK, encoded by the exons ATGC AAGAGTGTGCTGATGATGATGATGCAAAGCTAGCTATCACCAAGTTGAGGAAGGGGGTCTTAGAGGAGCTAAAGATGCACAATTCATTTGTACTG GAATGGGGTATAGACCCTTCTAAAGAGGAGACTATCAATTCTGCAACTGTAAGATACACAGATTTCTTGTTGGCTACAGCCTCTGGGAAGGTCGAAGGAGTTGAAGGTCCTGATAAACATGCAACTCCTTTTGAAAGAACCAAAGTTGCAGCTTATACTCTTGGTGCCATGACACCTTGCATGCGGCTTTACGCTTTTCTAGCTAAGGAGTTTCAAGCACTTGTAGATTCAGAGGATGGTAGTCATCCTTACAAGAAGTGGATTGACAATTACTCATCTGAGGGTATTGAG GCATCAGCTCTGCAAACTGAAGACTTGCTGGATAACCTTAGTATCCCTTTGACAAGCGAAGAGCTTGACATCATTGAAAAGCTTTATCACCAAGCCATGAAACTTGAAATAGAGTTCTTCAATGTGCAGCCACTTTCTCAGTCCACTGTCGTTCCTCTAACAAAAGAGCATAAACCTGTAGAAGATCGCCTTGTGATATTTTCTGATTTTGATTTGACATGCACCATTTTTTATTCCTCTGCCATTTTGGCAGAGATTGCAATTGTAATGGCACCAAAATCTGATCAGGCTCAACCGGAGAATCAAATTGCTAGGATGTCATCAGCTGAGCTGAGGAAAGCTTGGGTTCTTCTCTCTGGACAGTATACAGAAGAGTATGAACAATGCATTGAAAGCATTCTGCCCCCTGAAAAAG TGGAGTTCAACTATGAAGTTCTGTGTAAAGCACTCGAGCAACTTTCAGACTTTGAGCGAAAGGCAAATGCTAGAGTGGTTGAATCTGGAGTTCTCAAGGGTCTGAATCTTGAAGACATAAAAAGAGCTGGTGAACGACTGATTCTTCAAGATGGCTGCACCAGTTTTTTTCAGAAAATTGTGAAGAATGAAAATTTGAATGCTAATATACATGTGGTCTCAAATTGTCGGTGTGCTGATCTCATCAGATCTGCTTTCTCATCAG AAATATTTTTTTCGCTAGAGAAGGGAGAAATAAAGATGGGCAGAGTTCTTGATGCAGATGATGGTGGGTTTTTCGATAGAATGGTGGCTGCGATCAAGTTAGTGGACGAAAGTATTCTGACTGCTTTTATGCAAAAAGTAAGAGCTGAAGCCATAATCAAGCATGATGACCGACTTGCTGCATATGTGCCCAAGAAAAGCAGGGGCCATAGACAACGCTTAGACATAAAACCACATTCTCATTCATCTTTATTTCTTCATGTGAAGTCTTCTAGAAGCATGAACGAGAACAAGAAAAGGGTTAGTGGCAAGTGA
- the LOC110664288 gene encoding bifunctional TH2 protein, mitochondrial isoform X1: protein MRLPFLAPNPSKTPLFHLILLSHSLRSNSINLPRRFSTRRSSLPRMAIPPKLVSSSSSSFPTTARGSSEEGLANKLWIKFRRESIFAMYTPFVVCLAAGNLKIETFRHCISQDFHFLKAFAHAYKLAEECADDDDAKLAITKLRKGVLEELKMHNSFVLEWGIDPSKEETINSATVRYTDFLLATASGKVEGVEGPDKHATPFERTKVAAYTLGAMTPCMRLYAFLAKEFQALVDSEDGSHPYKKWIDNYSSEGIEASALQTEDLLDNLSIPLTSEELDIIEKLYHQAMKLEIEFFNVQPLSQSTVVPLTKEHKPVEDRLVIFSDFDLTCTIFYSSAILAEIAIVMAPKSDQAQPENQIARMSSAELRKAWVLLSGQYTEEYEQCIESILPPEKVEFNYEVLCKALEQLSDFERKANARVVESGVLKGLNLEDIKRAGERLILQDGCTSFFQKIVKNENLNANIHVVSNCRCADLIRSAFSSEIFFSLEKGEIKMGRVLDADDGGFFDRMVAAIKLVDESILTAFMQKVRAEAIIKHDDRLAAYVPKKSRGHRQRLDIKPHSHSSLFLHVKSSRSMNENKKRVSGK from the exons aTGCGCCTACCTTTCCTCGCTCCAAACCCAAGCAAAACCCCACTATTCCATCTCATCTTGCTCTCTCACTCGCTCCGATCCAACTCTATCAACTTGCCCAGACGTTTCTCAACTCGGAGATCGTCACTTCCTAGAATGGCGATCCCTCCTAAGCTAGTatcctcttcctcttcttctttccctACTACTGCTAGAGGAAGCAGCGAGGAAGGTCTCGCTAATAAATTGTGGATCAAGTTCCGCCGAGAATCGATTTTCGCTATGTACACTCCCTTCGTCGTTTGTTTGGCTGCTGGAAACCTTAAGATTGAGACTTTTAGGCATTGCATCTCCCAAGATTTTCACTTCCTCAAAGCCTTCGCCCATGC gTATAAATTGGCAGAAGAGTGTGCTGATGATGATGATGCAAAGCTAGCTATCACCAAGTTGAGGAAGGGGGTCTTAGAGGAGCTAAAGATGCACAATTCATTTGTACTG GAATGGGGTATAGACCCTTCTAAAGAGGAGACTATCAATTCTGCAACTGTAAGATACACAGATTTCTTGTTGGCTACAGCCTCTGGGAAGGTCGAAGGAGTTGAAGGTCCTGATAAACATGCAACTCCTTTTGAAAGAACCAAAGTTGCAGCTTATACTCTTGGTGCCATGACACCTTGCATGCGGCTTTACGCTTTTCTAGCTAAGGAGTTTCAAGCACTTGTAGATTCAGAGGATGGTAGTCATCCTTACAAGAAGTGGATTGACAATTACTCATCTGAGGGTATTGAG GCATCAGCTCTGCAAACTGAAGACTTGCTGGATAACCTTAGTATCCCTTTGACAAGCGAAGAGCTTGACATCATTGAAAAGCTTTATCACCAAGCCATGAAACTTGAAATAGAGTTCTTCAATGTGCAGCCACTTTCTCAGTCCACTGTCGTTCCTCTAACAAAAGAGCATAAACCTGTAGAAGATCGCCTTGTGATATTTTCTGATTTTGATTTGACATGCACCATTTTTTATTCCTCTGCCATTTTGGCAGAGATTGCAATTGTAATGGCACCAAAATCTGATCAGGCTCAACCGGAGAATCAAATTGCTAGGATGTCATCAGCTGAGCTGAGGAAAGCTTGGGTTCTTCTCTCTGGACAGTATACAGAAGAGTATGAACAATGCATTGAAAGCATTCTGCCCCCTGAAAAAG TGGAGTTCAACTATGAAGTTCTGTGTAAAGCACTCGAGCAACTTTCAGACTTTGAGCGAAAGGCAAATGCTAGAGTGGTTGAATCTGGAGTTCTCAAGGGTCTGAATCTTGAAGACATAAAAAGAGCTGGTGAACGACTGATTCTTCAAGATGGCTGCACCAGTTTTTTTCAGAAAATTGTGAAGAATGAAAATTTGAATGCTAATATACATGTGGTCTCAAATTGTCGGTGTGCTGATCTCATCAGATCTGCTTTCTCATCAG AAATATTTTTTTCGCTAGAGAAGGGAGAAATAAAGATGGGCAGAGTTCTTGATGCAGATGATGGTGGGTTTTTCGATAGAATGGTGGCTGCGATCAAGTTAGTGGACGAAAGTATTCTGACTGCTTTTATGCAAAAAGTAAGAGCTGAAGCCATAATCAAGCATGATGACCGACTTGCTGCATATGTGCCCAAGAAAAGCAGGGGCCATAGACAACGCTTAGACATAAAACCACATTCTCATTCATCTTTATTTCTTCATGTGAAGTCTTCTAGAAGCATGAACGAGAACAAGAAAAGGGTTAGTGGCAAGTGA